The Motilibacter aurantiacus region CCTTCGGCGAGCGCTGGGCGCGGGTCGTCGTGGCCAAGCCGCTGCTCACGGTCGCCGTCATCGTGCTCGGCCTCGGCGCGATGGCGCTGCCGGCCCGGGAGCTGGCGCTTGCCCTGCCCGACAACGGCAGCGCCGCGCCCGAGAGTGGGCAGCGCGAGGCGTACGACGAGATCTCCGCCAGCTTCGGGCCGGGCTTCAACGGGCCTCTGCTCGTCCTCGTCGAGGGCCCGGGCGGCCGCGAGGCGTTGCAGCAGGCCGCGGGGCAGGCCGCAGCCGCGGTCAGGGCGCTGCCGAACGTCGTCACCGCCTCGGAGCCGCAGCTCAACGAGCAGGGCGACGCCGCGATCGTCCAGGTCGTCCCGGGCACCGGGCCGACGGCCGACGAGACGAAGGGCCTGGTGCAGGCCATCCGCGGCGAGGCCGGGCAGCTCGAGGCGCGGACCGGTACCACGCTCGCCGTCACGGGCAGCACCGCCGTCGGCATCGACGTGTCCGACCGGCTCGGCGACGCCCTGCTCCCCTTCGCCTGCGTCGTGGTCGGCCTGGCCCTCGTCCTGCTGCTGCTGGTGTTCCGCTCGGTCGTCGTGCCGGTCAAGGCCGCCGTCGGCTTCCTGCTGTCGGTCGGCGCCGCGTTCGGCGTGGTGGTCGCGGTGTTCCAGTGGGGGTGGCTGGACGCCGTCCTCGGGGTGCACACGACCGGGCCGGTCATCAGCTTCCTGCCGATCATCGTGATCGCCGTGCTCTTCGGCCTCGCGATGGACTACGAGGTCTTCCTCGTGTCGCGGATCCGGGAGGACTTCGTGCACCGCGGCGACGCGCACGACGCGATCCTGTCCGGCTCGCGCCACGCGGCCCGGGTCGTCACGGCCGCGGCGCTCATCATGTTCTCGGTCTTCGCGAGCTTCGCGACGAGCGAGGACTCGACCATCAAGCCGATGGCGATCGCCCTCGCCTTCGGCGTGCTGGCCGACGCGTTCCTCGTCCGCATGACGCTCGTCCCCGCCGTCCTCGCGCTGTTCGGGCGGACGGCGTGGTGGATCCCGCGCTGGCTCGACCGGGTCGTCCCGCGCGTCGACATCGAGGGCGAGTCGCTCGCCCGGCAGCCGCAGCCCGCGGCGCCGGTGCCCGCCGGGCGGTCGGCGTCGTGAGCCTCGACGCGGCCGAGCGCCCGCAGCGGGTCACCCGGCGTCGCGCCGAGACCCGCCGGCGGCTGCTGGACGCAGCCCTCGACGTCTTCGCCGAGAGCGGGCTGCGGGGAGCGACAGTGGAGGAGGTGTGCGATCGCGCGGGCTACACGCGCGGAGCGTTCTACTCGAACTTCCGCAGCCTGGACGAGCTGATGCTCGCCCTGTGGGAGGCGAAGGTCGAGGAGACGCTCGAGTCCCTCCGTGCGGCCCTGCTCGGCTTTCCCGACGGCAGGGACGGCACCGGCGACACGGAAGCCCCGTCCGGCACCGGCGGGCGCTGCGGGAACGTCGGTGCGGCCGGAGCGGGCGGCAGCCCCGAGGAGGTGCTCGACGCGGCGATCGAGGCCTTTCTCGGCTCGGTGCCGGTCGACCGGCGCTGGTGGCTGGTCTCGACGGAGTTCGTCGTGCACGCGGCCCGCAACGAGGAGGCGGGCCGCGCGCTGCGCGGGCACCGCGAGCGGTTCACCGAGCAGTTCGTCGACTTGCTGACGAAGGCGATGCGGGGCGCCGGCCGGGAGCTCGTCGCGCCGGCGGACCTCGCCGTGCGGGTGCTCATGGCGTTCCACGACGGCGCCCTGATGCAGAGCTTCCTCGATGCCGAGGCCGCCCCGCTGGGACGCCTGGAGCGGCAGGCGTTCCCGGCACTGCTGCGCTCGATGTCGGTGGTGGCCGAGCCGAGCGCGTAGCCGCGGCTAGACGCGCCGGCCCACGAGCCGGTCGGCCACGGCGCCGGTGACAGCGGCGTACACCGCCTTGTGGGCGACGTCGATCACGAGCTCCTCGCGCGGCCAGGTCCACGGCGGCGCCCCGACTCCGGTGCCGTTCTCCAGCGTCTGGTCCGCCGCGAGCCGCAGCCCGGTGAACGCGACGGCCCCGCTCGCCCCGCGGATCCCGCGCCGAGCCATCGCTGCCCGGACGACCCCGAGCAGCGTCCCCTGACCCCAGTGCATCGCGAGGTTGAGCACGTCCCGCTCGGCCTGGTCGGCCGGGTGCAGGCCGGTCAGCCGTTCGAGCACGCGGCTCGGCACGTAGGAGTTGGGCCGCCGCGTGAAGGCCTGCTCGACCTTCTCCCCCAGCGTCATCACCGCGACACCGGCGGCACCGGCCAGCAGCCCCGCGCCGAGCACGCGTACGGCCGACGCCGGTGGCACGACGTGCTGGGCGGCGTCCTTGGCCCGGTCCGAGACCGCGAGCGGCAGCCCCGCGAGCAGGTTGCCCGGCGGGCGGCGGGAGATCTTCGGGTGCGGCCGGGTCGGCGAGGCCCGGCGCGACGCCTCCCACGCACGGCCGATAGCGCGCAGCTGACGGTCGGAGGCGACCTGCTGCAGCTGGGGCAGCAGCGCGTCCTCCTCGTTGCGCGCGTCGTCGCGGATCACCGCGAACGTCTTGCGCACGGTCCGGTCGAACTCGGGGTCGTGCGCGTCGAGGCTCTGCAGCTCCACGAGCATGTCGTTGACGGCCTGGTGCTCGCCCTCGATGTGCCCGCTGAGCTCGTCGGCCTGCTCCCCGAGGTACTTGCGATAGGCCGGGAACAGCACGGTCTCCTCGGCGAAGGCGTGCCGGAGCGCACGCTCGGCCAGGGTGTCGACGATCTTCGCCCGCTCGCGGGCCGATGTCGTGTGCTCGTAGGCGAGCATGAGCGACTGCAGGGCCGCGTGGTCCCGGCTCTGCCGCGACAGGATGCTCGCCCTTCCGCCGCGCTGCCGCTCCGACTGGACGGCCACCGACGGCAGGCCGGGTGCACGCACGCTCATGGGTCCTCCTGCGGGTGGGCGGTGTCCGCCCGACTGTCTCCCCCAGCCGGCCCGCGAAACACGGCCGTGCCCGGTCAGCGCCGCCGGAGCGCCGGCTCGAGCAGGGCGGGCGGGGCGTCGAACTTCTCCTCCGGCGCGAGGTCCGTCCCGGGCGGGACGATCTCGTCGATGGCGTCGAGCACGTCCGGCGCGAGCACGACGTCGGCCGCCGCGAGTTGGGACTCCAGGTGCGCGAGCGTGCGCGGGCCGAGGATCGCGCTCGTCACGCCGGGGTGGGCCAGGACGAAGCCGAGGGCCAGCTGGATCAGGGTCAGCCCTGCCTCGTCGGCCACCTTCACCAGCTTCTCGACGGCCTGCAGCCGGGACCGGTTCGACGGGACGGCCAGGTCGAAGCGCTGCGGCAGCTTCACCGACCGGTTCGTCGCGAACGGGCGCCCCTCGCGCACCGCGCCGGACAGCCAGCCGGAGGCGAGCGGGCTCCAGACCAGCGTGCCCATGCCGTACTCCTGCGTCACCGGCAGGACATGGGCCTCGATGCCGCGCTGCAGGGCCGAGTAGCTCGGCTGCTCGGTCACGTACCGGCTCAGTGAGTGCTCGCGCGCCGCCCACTGCGCCTGGACGATCCGGTACGCCGGGAACGTCGACGAGCCGAAGTAGCGGATCTTGCCGGCGCGCTGCAGGTCCGTCAGGGCGGACAGGGTCTCCTCGTCGCTGGTGGCCGGGTCCCACCGGTGGACCTGGTAGAGGTCGACGTGGTCGACCCCGAGCCGACGGAGGCTGTTGTCCAGCTCGGTGATCAGCCAGCGCCGTGAGCTGCCGCGCGCGTTGGGGTCGTCGCCCATCGGCATGCATGCCTTGGTCGCCAGCACGATGTCGTCACGCCGCCCGGCGATGGCCTTCCCGACCATCTCCTCGGACTGGCCGTTGCTGTACATGTCCGCGGTGTCGATGACGTTGACGCCTGCCTCGAGGGCGGCGTCGACCAGGGCCGTCGCATCCTCCTGCGTGGTGTTGCCGATGGCGCCGAAGTTCATCGCCCCGAGCGAGAGGACGCTGACCTGGACCCCGGTACGCCCGAGCGTGCGGTACTTCATGAGCTCACCTCTCCTGGCGGCGCGCCGAGAGCGCACCGCCGGTCTCCGACATGTCGTCCGCCGTGCCACCATGGGAAGCGGAACCTTGCTCCGCAACGATACGGAACACCGTTCCGGTTGGCAACCCCAGTGGGAGGACGCAGCGCAGATGACCGAGAGCGAGGCGGGCGGCCCCCGTCGTGCCGACGCCCGGCGCAACCGGGAGGCGCTGCTCGACGCGGCAGCCGCCGCCTTCGTCGCGGGCGGTGTCGAGGCACCGGTCCGGGAGATCGCCACCCGCGCCGGGGTCGGAGTCGGCACGATCTACCGCCACTTCCCCACCCGTGCCGACCTGGTCATCGCCGTCTACCGGCACCAGGTGGACGCCTGCGCCGACGCCGTCGACGACCTGCTGAGCACGTCGGGCAGCGCGCACGACGCCCTGGCCTCCTGGATCGACCTGTTCGTCGGCTTCCTGGTGACGAAGCACGGGCTGGCGGCCGCCCTGCAGGCGGACGGCTCGGGCTTCGAGGCGCTGCACGCGTACTTCCTCGACCGGCTGGTGCCCGCGTGCACGCGACTGCTGGACGCGGCGGTGGCGTCCGGCGAGGTGCACGACGACCTCGACGCGCTCCACCTCCTGCGTGCCGTCGGCAACCTCTGCATCGGCGCGGACGCCGCGTACGACCCGCGCCGGCCGATCGACGTGCTGCTCACCGGGCTGCGTCGGGCCCGGTAGCGGTGCGGGCCGGTCCGGTGGCCGTCGCCACCGGCCCGGCCTTCCCTGGGAGAGAGCAGGCCCAGCCCAGTGACGTCAGAGGCGCCGTCAGGTCGCGGACCAGTGCCCGTCGGGCCACCGCGTCGCCGACGCGGCGCTCGACCCGGTCGACCACTCGATGGAGGCACGCCGTGGTCCGCGGGCGTCGCCCGCCCGCCTGATGTGCCACCCGCCCCGCTGTCGCCGCGCCAGGGGCACCTCGGCCGCGTCAGGACACCGCGGAAGTGTCCCTTCCACCGCGACAGTGCACCTTCTGCCGCGCAAGTGCCGCCCCACCACCGCGGGAGCCCTAGCCACCGCGGCCGACGCGCGCGCCGCTGCGCTTGCCCTACATCGCCAGTGCAACCCGCAGCTCCGCGTCGGACGTGACGCCGAGCTCACGGCGCACACCCTCCAGCATCCGCTCGACCGAACGCGGTGTCAGGAACAGGGCTTCGGCAATCTGACGGGGGTCCGCACCGTCCACGGCCATCCCGGCGATACGGCGCTGGGTCCGGGTCAGCGAGACGGTCCGGGAGCGCTGCTCGGGCACGTGGATGCCGTGACCGCGCAGCGCTTCCGCCACCGAGGACCGCAGCGACTCGGCACCGCAGGCCTCGGCCAGCTCCAGCGCCCGCTGACGCAGGGTGAGCGCCTCCCCCAGCGGGACGAGCGCGCCGAGGGCGTGCAGCGCCCGCGCGAGCTCCAGTCGTGACGTCGTGCCGTCGAGCTGCTCGACCGCCTCGCGCAGGGCCGCCTCTCCCCCGGGGCCCTGCAGCTCGCCGAGCACGCGCAGCGTCCGCCCGGTCAGCCTGCGGGCGCCCCAGGAGCGCGCCACCGCCAGCTCCTCCTGCACGAGCGCGACCGCCTCCTCGCGCCGGCCCAGGCCGACGAGCGCCCGCGCCGCGGTCGACCGCCACGGCCGCCACACCGGGTTGGCCACCGTGCGCATGAGCTGGCGCGCCTCCTCGGCCACCTGCAGCGCCTCGGCGTGCCGCCCCTCGGCGAGGAGCACGTCGGTCTCGGCATCCTTGAGCAGCCGGCCGCCGTCCCCCACCCGCGGCCGGTCGCTGACCGAGTCGAGGAAGCTGCGGGCGCCGGGGACGTCCCCGCGGTCGAGCAGCACCCCGAGCAGGAACGCGGTGCCGTAGGCCACCCCGATCTCCGGGGCGCCCCACCGCAGCATTTGCTCGTTCGCCGTCATGAGCGACTGCTCGGCCTCGCGCAGGTCGCCCTGCCACCACTGGGCGTGCCCGCGCCAGAGGTGCGTGGACAGCGCGGAGAAGAGCGAGCCCCTGGCGTGCGCGCTGGACAGGGCACGGTCCCAGAAGTCCCCGAGGTCCTGGTCCGCCATGCCGAGGCTGAAGGCGGCGATCACCCAGAACAGCCCCGGGTCGACGAGCTGGAGCAGCCCGTCCTGCAGGGCGAACCGCGAGAGCGCCACGCACTCGTCGAGGTCGGCGGCGGCGATCACCAGCTCCCAGGCCTTGACGACGGCGAGCATGCGCGCCCCGGGGCCGTCGCCCTCGATCACGATCTCCCCGCGCTGCCAGATGCCGCAGTCCAGCCCGTGCATGAAACCGCCGATGCGCTCCAGCGCTTGCAACGCCTGCCGGTCGTCGGCGAGCTCGGCGGGCAGGGCGGCCCGGGCCTGCCCCGCGAAGGCGGTGACCTCGCCGCGCCGGCCGGCGAAGACGAGGGAGTGCGCGAGGATGCGGGCGGCCTGGGCGCGCAGGCCGACCGAGCTGCCCACGGTGTAGGCCTCGCGCAGGTGCTCGATGGCCGACACCCCGTCGGTCAGCGCCTCCACGGCGCCGAGCTCGAGCAGCAC contains the following coding sequences:
- a CDS encoding hemerythrin domain-containing protein, coding for MSVRAPGLPSVAVQSERQRGGRASILSRQSRDHAALQSLMLAYEHTTSARERAKIVDTLAERALRHAFAEETVLFPAYRKYLGEQADELSGHIEGEHQAVNDMLVELQSLDAHDPEFDRTVRKTFAVIRDDARNEEDALLPQLQQVASDRQLRAIGRAWEASRRASPTRPHPKISRRPPGNLLAGLPLAVSDRAKDAAQHVVPPASAVRVLGAGLLAGAAGVAVMTLGEKVEQAFTRRPNSYVPSRVLERLTGLHPADQAERDVLNLAMHWGQGTLLGVVRAAMARRGIRGASGAVAFTGLRLAADQTLENGTGVGAPPWTWPREELVIDVAHKAVYAAVTGAVADRLVGRRV
- a CDS encoding TetR/AcrR family transcriptional regulator; its protein translation is MTESEAGGPRRADARRNREALLDAAAAAFVAGGVEAPVREIATRAGVGVGTIYRHFPTRADLVIAVYRHQVDACADAVDDLLSTSGSAHDALASWIDLFVGFLVTKHGLAAALQADGSGFEALHAYFLDRLVPACTRLLDAAVASGEVHDDLDALHLLRAVGNLCIGADAAYDPRRPIDVLLTGLRRAR
- a CDS encoding MMPL family transporter; this encodes MAALLYRLGRFSACRRLRVLAAWVLLLALAVAGVAASGAKTDDEFRIPGTESQQALDVLEQKFPAAGGTSAQVVFRAPEGATVTTAAARAAIGEAVEAAATAPQVAAAIDPFTAGTVSPDGRVALAQVQYAVQRGELEDTAVDGLDRLLAPARDAGLQTVVGGDALGTTGVAVGPKELIGVVVALIVLLVTFGSALAAGMTLISALVGVAVGLAGLLSLTELITLSSTAPTLALMIGLAVGLDYSLFILSRHRAQLADGDDLDDSIGRATGTAGSAVVFAGLTVVIAMAGLSVVRIPFLTVMGLAASVTVVVAVAIAVTLLPALMGFAGERLRPRPGSRSARAAGAQAALDGGAHPAHAAPARPFGERWARVVVAKPLLTVAVIVLGLGAMALPARELALALPDNGSAAPESGQREAYDEISASFGPGFNGPLLVLVEGPGGREALQQAAGQAAAAVRALPNVVTASEPQLNEQGDAAIVQVVPGTGPTADETKGLVQAIRGEAGQLEARTGTTLAVTGSTAVGIDVSDRLGDALLPFACVVVGLALVLLLLVFRSVVVPVKAAVGFLLSVGAAFGVVVAVFQWGWLDAVLGVHTTGPVISFLPIIVIAVLFGLAMDYEVFLVSRIREDFVHRGDAHDAILSGSRHAARVVTAAALIMFSVFASFATSEDSTIKPMAIALAFGVLADAFLVRMTLVPAVLALFGRTAWWIPRWLDRVVPRVDIEGESLARQPQPAAPVPAGRSAS
- a CDS encoding aldo/keto reductase, with translation MKYRTLGRTGVQVSVLSLGAMNFGAIGNTTQEDATALVDAALEAGVNVIDTADMYSNGQSEEMVGKAIAGRRDDIVLATKACMPMGDDPNARGSSRRWLITELDNSLRRLGVDHVDLYQVHRWDPATSDEETLSALTDLQRAGKIRYFGSSTFPAYRIVQAQWAAREHSLSRYVTEQPSYSALQRGIEAHVLPVTQEYGMGTLVWSPLASGWLSGAVREGRPFATNRSVKLPQRFDLAVPSNRSRLQAVEKLVKVADEAGLTLIQLALGFVLAHPGVTSAILGPRTLAHLESQLAAADVVLAPDVLDAIDEIVPPGTDLAPEEKFDAPPALLEPALRRR
- a CDS encoding TetR/AcrR family transcriptional regulator, with protein sequence MSLDAAERPQRVTRRRAETRRRLLDAALDVFAESGLRGATVEEVCDRAGYTRGAFYSNFRSLDELMLALWEAKVEETLESLRAALLGFPDGRDGTGDTEAPSGTGGRCGNVGAAGAGGSPEEVLDAAIEAFLGSVPVDRRWWLVSTEFVVHAARNEEAGRALRGHRERFTEQFVDLLTKAMRGAGRELVAPADLAVRVLMAFHDGALMQSFLDAEAAPLGRLERQAFPALLRSMSVVAEPSA